GAAACCACGTCCAGTCGGTTAAATACCCAGGTTGGAGATTCGTCTTCATCCACGCTTTTGACCGAAGGCAGTAATAACACTATTGCCGGATTGGGCATTGGGGATGCAAGTGCGGATTATAACGGCTTTGCAACACTCAGCGATATTGATGCTGCGATCTCTGCTGTGGATCAAGCCATTGCCACGACCCGTTCGACACAGGCGGATTATGCAACAGACCTTGCGATTCTCAATACCCGTGAGGATTTTGTGGATGACCTGAGCGCAGAATTGCAACGTGGTGTCGATCAAACGGTGAATGCAGACCTGAATGAAGAGGCCGCAACACAACTGGCAGCGCAGGTACGCTCCAGTCTGGCAACAACAGGGCAGCGGATTTTGGCAGAAGGTCAATCCCTTCTAGTTTCAATCTTTTAAGGGGCGGTGATGGAACGGGGCTATGCCGCTTATGGTCAAACCCATAAAAACAGCTTGCAAGGCCGCGCTTTGGAAGGCGAAGCTTTCATGAAAGCCGTGCGCCTTTTAACCCGTGCACAAGATCGCCCCGGCAATAAGCGATTCTTACAGGAAGCATTGGACTATACACAAAAGCTCTGGACGATTGTGCAGGCCGATCTGAAGTCCCCGTCCAATCATTTAGACGAATCTCTGAAATCAAATCTCTTATCGCTCAGTCTTTATGTGGATCGCGAATGTATGGCTGCAGCAAAAAGCCCCCAAAGGCTGAACCTTCGGGGGCTGATTGATGTGAATAATGATGTCGCTCGTGGCTTATTGAGCACTGGCGACTGAGATGACGGGGGCCAGCGATGCATATTGCTGGTCATATTGGCTTTTCACATCCATGAAACGAGCCAGTTCTGCCCCTTTAAGCTTCTTGCCAGACGGCATGCGTACACGCAGTGGGTTGGTCTTGCGGCCATTACGGATGATTTCATAATGCAGGTGCGGTCCTGTGGAACGACCTGTTGTGCCGACATAGCCAATGATCTGACCTTGTTTCACACGCTTGCCTTTATACATGCCTTTCTTATAGGCACGCATATGGGCATAAGCAGTTTGATATTCGGAGTTATGACGGATACGGATATATTTGCCATAACCACCTTTACGCCCGGCAAAATCAATCACCCCGTCACCAGCCGCATAAATGGGTGTTCCGCGCGGTGCTGCAAAATCAACACCGGTGTGCATTTTTGAATAGCCTAAAATCGGGTGGCGACGTTTGCCAAAGCCGGAAGACAGGCGCGCCCCATTAATGGGGGTCCGCATCAAGGCTTTTTGGGCACTTTGACCTTTATCGTTAAAATAGGCGATCCGACCCGTTTTCTCTTTAAAACGATAGATCGGCATATGATCACCGCTCAAAGACAGGCTGGCAAACAGGATATTCCCCATTTTGGAATGCAAACCGTCCTTGGTCGAAATCTGTTCATACATAATCTGGAAGCTATCGCCTTTTTGGATATCGCGCTGGAAATCCACGTCAAAGGAATAGGCAAAGATAAATTCCATAAGTAAGGAAGCGGGCAGCCCAGCTTTGCTTGCGGCCAGATAAAGGCTCGAATCAATCGTCCCTTCGGCGCGATGTAAGCTGGTGATCAGTTCTTGTGTTTCTTTACCAGCCTGATATTCCCCTTCTTCCTGACGTGCGACAAATACATCTTTGGCAAAACCTGTATTCAGGCGCATCTCTTCGAAAGTATGAGGCATGTCTTCATGACGGCCCGGTTGAAAAGTCACATGGATTTTCTGGCCGGGGCGCAGGCGGCGCGGATCAAATTCGCTTTGCAGGGCTTCAATTGCCGTATGGGCATCACCACGATTAATCCCGGCATTGAGCAGAATTTTCATCAGTGTGTCGCCACGTCCTACTTCAAGAGTGCGCATATAGCTGGGGGGCAATTCTTCACGCGGTTGAGAAACCGGATCAGGTTGTATGGCGGCAATGGCACTGGAGCCAACACTGACAGAAGGTGTGCTTGCTGTATGAGTAAGAGGCAGGGACAGTCGTTGCGGTGTCTCTTCTGATTTTGGCAGGTCCAACATAAATAGACCACCGGCAATAAGTGAAGAAGAGATGATGGCCGTCAAAGGGATGCGGCGGCGTATCATATGGTGTAATCCCCTGTGTGCGCTTTTAGTCATTTTTACCCGACAGTAGTTATATAAGGTCTCTGCCGTTATCCATTTTCCACAAATAAAAAGGGGACAATGATGGTAGAAGCCTTGGTTGTCAAGGGGATTCAGCCGTCTGAACCCCGTTATCCCTTATTATAGGATCGAGTTATTAATGAAGAGTTTCTAAATACAAGATTTATATAACCGCAATGAATCATGAGGGGGATTCCAACAGTTTTCTGACAACATGAAAGCGAAAAAGGCGAAAATTAACCTTTTATTAAGCTTTTATTTGGGGTTTTGTGCATTTTTCTCAAAATAAAAATCATTTAAAAACAATGAGTTAATAAGAAAAGCTCTGTTTTTGTCGTTTTTTCTCAAAAAAAGGGTTTACAGGTCAGGCCGATCTCTTTAAAAACCCGCTTCACCGACGGGGCGCTGCTTCGGAGGGGCTCTCGAAAAGGGTAGCAAAAACAGAGACTTACGGGTTGGTTCTTTGGGATTGATTTTAAAAGTTTTTTGAATTTGCGAAAGTTTTTCAAAAAGAGGGTTGACGGGCTAGGGTAGGCCCTTTATAAACCGCCCTCCGCACCGAGCGATGCTCACAGCGGGTTGTTCTTTTACAAGTAAATATGACCGAAAGAGATACGCAGGCAGCGGATTGATGTTTGTACATATTGGACGAACTCAAGAAGTTTAATCCTGAGTATCACTTTCAAGACAACACACCAAATTTTTGTGTGCGTCTCGAAAATTTATTTTTTTGAGAAGTTTTAATACAGTGATGGTCAGGTTGGATTTTCTGTTTATCGGACTTCGGTTCGATCTTAACTTGAGAGTTTGATCCTGGCTCAGAACGAACGCTGGCGGCAGGCCTAACACATGCAAGTCGAGGGAGAAGCTCTTTTCGGAGAGTGGAGACCGGCAGACGGGTGAGTAACACGTGGGAACATACCGAGTAGTGGGGGATAACAGTTGGAAACGACTGCTAATACCGCATACGCCCTTCGGGGGAAAGATTTATCGCTATTCGATTGGCCCGCGTTAGATTAGCTAGTTGGTAAGGTAACGGCTTACCAAGGCGACGATCTATAGCTGGTTTGAGAGGATGATCAGCCACACTGGGACTGAGACACGGCCCAGACTCCTACGGGAGGCAGCAGTGGGGAATATTGCGCAATGGAGGAAACTCTGACGCAGCCATGCCGCGTGAGTGAAGAAGGCCCTAGGGTTGTAAAGCTCT
This sequence is a window from Terasakiella sp. SH-1. Protein-coding genes within it:
- a CDS encoding flagellar biosynthesis regulator FlaF; the encoded protein is MERGYAAYGQTHKNSLQGRALEGEAFMKAVRLLTRAQDRPGNKRFLQEALDYTQKLWTIVQADLKSPSNHLDESLKSNLLSLSLYVDRECMAAAKSPQRLNLRGLIDVNNDVARGLLSTGD
- a CDS encoding peptidoglycan DD-metalloendopeptidase family protein; protein product: MIRRRIPLTAIISSSLIAGGLFMLDLPKSEETPQRLSLPLTHTASTPSVSVGSSAIAAIQPDPVSQPREELPPSYMRTLEVGRGDTLMKILLNAGINRGDAHTAIEALQSEFDPRRLRPGQKIHVTFQPGRHEDMPHTFEEMRLNTGFAKDVFVARQEEGEYQAGKETQELITSLHRAEGTIDSSLYLAASKAGLPASLLMEFIFAYSFDVDFQRDIQKGDSFQIMYEQISTKDGLHSKMGNILFASLSLSGDHMPIYRFKEKTGRIAYFNDKGQSAQKALMRTPINGARLSSGFGKRRHPILGYSKMHTGVDFAAPRGTPIYAAGDGVIDFAGRKGGYGKYIRIRHNSEYQTAYAHMRAYKKGMYKGKRVKQGQIIGYVGTTGRSTGPHLHYEIIRNGRKTNPLRVRMPSGKKLKGAELARFMDVKSQYDQQYASLAPVISVASAQ